The following proteins are co-located in the Geitlerinema sp. PCC 9228 genome:
- a CDS encoding HetZ-related protein — protein MNVKLAQDRNYNQNFAANTRGEPNPAAASASPSTSETPSTEFPGVENPELAKTLVRQLQSSTKASHRQIRELAIRIAREVERICRHSDRIQNSGEIYAWQLKLARHRLQKCLTYYNLGSVTGRSELHSHLSAIVYRHIAPLRSNLGFQGRYNLIEDFLQGFYIESLRAFRREHEMPEDYTPRTRLALAEYMSFTEQYAKRRIGLPGRRSQQLILLRAQEFAQGQPPETTLDMELAGESSKDEEEEAQSRSSAMQQVRAAMVADTKDPAEGVLRDRVIQALIEYLREQGQEDCIDYLALKLQDLPASEIDEILNLSPRKRDYLQQRFKYHVEKFARSSNWKLVHQWLGADLEQNLGMSASQWKQFLSQLSPNDRQLIQFKSQKSSDREIAETLQCTPKQVQKRWSRLLQLASQFRNNQE, from the coding sequence ATGAACGTTAAACTAGCTCAAGACCGCAACTACAACCAAAATTTTGCCGCCAACACGCGAGGGGAACCCAACCCAGCCGCCGCCTCTGCCTCCCCAAGCACTTCGGAAACGCCATCAACGGAATTTCCGGGGGTGGAAAATCCAGAACTGGCTAAAACGTTGGTGCGCCAGTTGCAATCCTCTACCAAGGCGTCTCACCGCCAAATTCGCGAGCTGGCGATACGCATTGCCCGGGAGGTGGAACGAATCTGCCGGCACAGCGATCGCATTCAAAATTCTGGGGAAATCTATGCCTGGCAGCTCAAATTAGCCCGCCACCGCTTGCAAAAATGCCTGACCTACTACAATTTGGGTTCGGTTACCGGTCGTTCGGAGTTGCACAGCCACCTCAGTGCGATTGTTTACCGCCACATTGCGCCTTTACGCTCTAATTTGGGTTTCCAAGGTCGCTACAATTTGATTGAAGATTTTCTGCAAGGGTTCTACATTGAATCCCTACGAGCTTTCCGCCGGGAACACGAAATGCCGGAGGATTACACCCCTCGTACGCGACTGGCGCTGGCGGAATACATGAGCTTTACGGAACAGTATGCCAAACGCCGCATTGGGTTGCCGGGACGCCGCAGCCAGCAGTTAATTTTGCTCCGCGCCCAAGAATTCGCTCAAGGGCAACCGCCGGAAACCACTTTGGATATGGAACTGGCTGGGGAATCTTCTAAAGATGAGGAAGAGGAAGCTCAAAGTCGCTCTAGCGCCATGCAGCAGGTTCGTGCGGCTATGGTTGCCGATACCAAAGACCCGGCGGAAGGGGTACTGCGCGATCGCGTCATTCAAGCTTTAATTGAATATTTGCGCGAACAAGGACAAGAGGATTGTATCGATTATTTGGCGTTAAAATTACAAGATTTGCCAGCGTCGGAAATTGACGAAATTCTCAACCTTTCTCCGCGCAAACGGGATTACTTGCAGCAGCGATTTAAATACCACGTGGAAAAATTCGCCCGTTCTTCCAATTGGAAATTGGTTCACCAATGGTTGGGTGCCGATTTGGAGCAAAATTTGGGGATGTCAGCCAGCCAATGGAAGCAATTTCTATCCCAACTTTCTCCCAACGATCGCCAGCTAATCCAATTCAAATCTCAAAAATCTAGCGATCGCGAAATCGCCGAGACCCTCCAATGTACCCCCAAGCAAGTCCAAAAACGCTGGTCCCGTCTGTTACAACTTGCTTCCCAGTTTCGCAACAATCAAGAATGA